A window from Solanum stenotomum isolate F172 chromosome 5, ASM1918654v1, whole genome shotgun sequence encodes these proteins:
- the LOC125864663 gene encoding condensin-1 complex subunit CAP-D2 isoform X1, producing the protein MAPPFIFPPNLYSLEEEESDSNRLPVQNPTSLSNLRPSELEEFVKGVSFDLSDKELFCVEEHDVFDRVYSLVKEFACLNPGCKLNLVESLRSNLSVLLPTVDSLLRVSQQKDGNADDEKNDSEEDECSLADRVASYRNAFKIYTFFLIHIVLIEESKSSSNNSTKVVASSRKKQLVSAWNWEPQRARILNSVANSLEINLSLLFGSSDPDENYLSFIVKNAFSVFENAVVLKDSETKDALTRIIGTCATKYHYAAQSCASILHLVHKLDFAVSHLADAVAWAEKKYADGSMASSLIREIGRTAPKDYVKDTVGAENVGRFLVELADRMPKLISINIGLLIPHFGGESYKMRNALVGVLGKLVMKAFDDSEGEVSSKSIRLRTKQAMLEILLERCRDVSAYTRSRVLQVWAELCEEHSVSIGMWNEVAEVAAGRLEDKSAIVRKSALNLLIMMLQHNPFGPQLRAASFEATLEQYKKKLDDLGPKSQPTSVLDGLSSCDEISNEDGEVLNVGEEMNKEQDDSLTDSCLPHEEDMIGQTDDSVPDFGNLEQTRTLVASLEAGLRFSNCVSATMPTLVQLMASSSATDVENTILLLMRCRQFQIDGSEACLRKMLPLVFSQDKAIYEAVENAFITIYVRKNPEETAKNLLNLAIDTNIGDLASLEFLIGALMSKGDLTSSTLSALWDFFCFNIAGTSAEQSRGALSILCMAAKTSNSVLSSHLQDIIDIGFGRWAKVEPLLARTACLALQRLSEEDKKKLLTTNGNRVFSILESLIIGFWLPEHIWYAAADRAIATIYTIHPYPDKMAADLVKKALSSVFDCSGEDELQNGSSNMLTTVQVTKLSRLLFVVSHVALNQLVYIESWVRKIQKDKAKREKMITEDKGDSTDNTGPQKDNGINAELGIAASEDAFLDTLSERAEKEIVSGCSSERNLIGHCTPFLSKLCRNYSLMQKYPKLQASGMLALCRFMIIDADFCDANLQLLFTVVENAPSETVRSNCTVALGDLAVRFPNLLEPWTEHMYARLRDPSVSVRKNAVLVLSHLILNDMMKVKGYINEMAICLEDEDERISSLAKLFFHELSKKGNNPVYNLLPDILGKLSSQNLKEESFCNIMQFLITSIKKDKQMEALVEKLCNRFCGVTDVRLCEYISYCLSQLSYTDKSMRKLIELFKTYEHALSEDSVMDNFRTIINKGKKFAKPELKSCIEEFEEKLNKFHIERKEQELTTKNAQSHQQKVESLESITVTEKEEKEIDESEITEDSEVTDPSMEAQTECSPSEPGCAESEANSHASSEVTDSTSDENEVQSPISRSRGATKSRAKNSNRSDQSLDTSNSTRRITRSRRRS; encoded by the exons ATGGCTCCACCTTTCATATTTCCCCCAAATTTATACTCTCTGGAAGAAGAAGAGTCGGATAGCAACCGTCTGCCAGTTCAAAATCCCACTTCACTGAGCAACCTCCGTCCTTCTGAATTGGAAGAATTCGTCAAAG GCGTTTCCTTTGATCTATCGGACAAAGAGCTATTCTGTGTGGAGGAGCATGATGTGTTTGACCGTGTGTATTCACTGGTGAAGGAGTTTGCTTGCCTTAATCCTGGTTGTAAGCTCAATTTGGTGGAGTCTCTTAGGTCCAATCTCAGTGTTCTGCTCCCCACTGTGGATTCCCTCTTGAGGGTATCTCAGCAGAAGGATGGAAATGCTGATGATGAGAAGAATGACAGTGAGGAGGATGAGTGTTCGCTTGCTGATAGAGTTGCATCATATCGAAATGCTTTCAAAATATACACTTTCTTCCTCATTCACATTGTGCTTATTGAGGAGTCTAAATCTAGTTCTAACAACAGTACAAAA GTGGTCGCAAGTAGTCGAAAGAAGCAACTTGTTAGTGCATGGAATTGGGAGCCACAAAGGGCAAGGATACTAAATTCAGTTGCAAATTCATTAGAGATCAACCTCTCGTTGCTCTTTGGATCATCAGACCCTGATGAAAATTACTTGTCCTTCATTGTGAA AAATGCTTTTTCGGTGTTTGAGAATGCAGTAGTCTTAAAAGATTCAGAGACAAAAGATGCATTGACTCGCATAATCGGGACATGTGCTACCAAATACCACTATGCTGCACAATCATGTGCTTCAATTTTGCACCTGGTTCACAAATTAGATTTTGCAGTTTCCCATTTGGCTGATGCAGTTGCTTGGGCTGAAAAGAAGTATGCCGATGGTAGCATGGCTTCTTCTCTTATCAGAGAGATAGGAAGGACAGCCCCGAAAGATTATGTGAAGGATACAGTAGGGGCTGAAAATGTTGGGCGCTTTCTTGTAGAGCTCGCTGATAGAATGCCTAAGTTGATCTCAATTAATATTGGCTTATTAATCCCACATTTTGGAGGTGAATCTTATAAGATGAGAAATGCTCTTGTTGGGGTGTTGGGTAAGTTGGTCATGAAGGCTTTCGATGATAGTGAAGGTGAAGTGAGTTCTAAATCGATTCGTCTCCGAACCAAGCAGGCCATGTTGGAAATCTTATTGGAACGTTGTAGGGATGTGTCAGCCTATACAAGGAGTCGAGTGCTTCAGGTCTGGGCTGAATTATGTGAAGAACATTCAGTTTCAATTGGCATGTGGAATGAGGTTGCAGAAGTAGCGGCTGGGAGGTTAGAGGATAAGAGTGCAATTGTCAGAAAATCTGCACTGAATTTACTTATTATGATGTTGCAGCACAATCCCTTTGGACCCCAGCTTCGAGCAGCATCTTTTGAAGCAACCTTAGAACAATACAAGAAAAAGTTAGATGACCTAGGACCAAAGTCTCAGCCAACAAGTGTTTTGGATGGATTGTCTTCCTGTGATGAAATTAGCAATGAAGATGGAGAGGTCCTCAATGTGGGTGAAGAGATGAACAAGGAACAGGATGACAGTCTGACAGACAGCTGCTTGCCTCATGAGGAAGATATGATAGGCCAGACAGATGATTCTGTGCCAGATTTTGGGAATTTGGAGCAAACAAGGACCTTGGTTGCATCGCTGGAGGCAGGCTTGAGATTCTCCAATTGTGTGTCCGCCACAATGCCAACCCTTGTCCAATTAATGGCTTCATCTTCTGCCACAGATGTGGAGAACACAATTCTTCTACTGATGAGATGCAGACAGTTCCAAATAGATGGTTCAGAAGCCTGCCTCCGGAAAATGTTGCCACTG GTATTTTCACAAGACAAAGCAATTTATGAAGCTGTTGAGAATGCTTTCATTACAATATATGTAAGGAAGAACCCAGAGGAAACTGCTAAGAATCTCTTGAATCTTGCTATCGATACAAATATTGGAGATCTTGCTTCACTGGAATTCCTGATTGGAGCCTTAATGTCCAAGGGAGACTTAACGAGCAGCACA TTGTCAGCATTATGGGATTTCTTCTGTTTCAATATTGCTGGAACAAGTGCAGAGCAAAGTCGTGGTGCTTTATCTATTTTATGCATGGCAGCAAAAACATCAAATTCTGTTCTCAGCTCTCACTTACAAGACATCATTGACATAGGCTTCGGGCGTTGGGCAAAAGTGGAACCTTTACTTGCTAGGACAGCATGCCTTGCTCTTCAGAGGCTGTCTGAAGAGGACAAGAAAAAATTGTTAACCACTAATGGAAATAGGGTTTTCAGTATCTTAGAAAGCTTAATTATTGGATTTTGGCTTCCTGAGCATATATGGTATGCTGCTGCAGATAGAGCAATAGCTACCATATATACTATCCATCCGTATCCCGACAAAATGGCTGCTGATCTGGTGAAGAAAGCTCTTAGTTCTGTATTTGATTGCAGTGGAGAGGATGAGCTCCAAAATGGTAGCTCCAACATGCTAACCACAGTTCAAGTGACAAAACTCAGCAGGCTTCTTTTTGTTGTTAGCCATGTAGCTTTGAATCAATTGGTTTACATTGAGTCTTGGGTCCGCAAGATTCAGAAAGATAAAgcaaagagagagaaaatgatTACGGAAGATAAGGGTGATTCCACAGATAATACTGGTCCACAGAAG GACAATGGTATCAATGCAGAACTAGGCATAGCAGCTTCTGAAGATGCATTCCTCGATACACTATCTGAAAGAGCAGAGAAAGAAATTGTATCTGGATGTTCCTCTGAAAGAAATTTGATTGGCCATTGCACACCTTTTCTTTCTAAACTCTGTAGGAATTACAGTTTGATGCAGAAG TACCCTAAACTACAAGCATCTGGAATGCTTGCATTATGCCGATTTATGATAATTGATGCCGACTTCTG TGATGCAAATCTCCAGCTTCTTTTCACTGTTGTGGAGAATGCACCATCTGAAACAGTTCGATCAAATTGCACTGTTGCTCTTGGAGATCTGGCAGTTCGTTTTCCTAATCTGTTAGAGCCATGGACAGAGCATATGTATGCACGATTAAGAGATCCATCAGTTTCTGTGCGAAAGAATGCTGTATTGGTTCTTTCTCATCTGATACTGAATGACATGATGAAG GTGAAAGGTTATATCAATGAAATGGCCATCTGTTtggaagatgaagatgaaagaATTTCTAGTCTTGCCAAACTTTTCTTTCATGAGTTGTCAAAGAAAG GGAACAATCCAGTTTATAACCTACTTCCAGATATCCTTGGCAAGTTATCTAGCCAGAACTTGAAGGAAGAATCATTCTGCAACATCATGCAATTTTTAATTACTTCAATTAAGAAG gaCAAGCAAATGGAAGCTCTTGTCGAGAAGCTTTGCAATAGATTCTGTGGAGTTACTG ATGTTAGGTTATGTGAATACATCTCCTATTGCCTTTCTCAGCTATCGTACACTGATAAGAGCATGAGAAAGTTGATAGAGTTGTTTAAGACTTATGAACATGCCTTATCTGAAGACTCTGTGATGGATAATTTTAGAACTATTATCAACAAG GGAAAGAAGTTTGCTAAACCTGAACTCAAATCATGCATTGAGGAGTTTGAAGAAAAGTTGAATAAGTTCCACATCGAGAGGAAGGAACAAGAACTTACCACAAAAAATGCTCAAAGCCATCAACAGAAAGTGGAGAGCTTGGAGAGCATCACGGTgactgaaaaagaagaaaaggaaattgatgAATCTGAAATCACTGAAG ATTCTGAAGTCACTGATCCATCAATGGAAGCGCAAACAGAATGTTCACCTTCAGAACCAGGATGTGCTGAGTCAGAAGCTAACTCTCATGCTTCCAGTGAGGTGACTGATTCAACAAGTGATGAAAATGAAGTTCAATCTCCTATAAGTCGCAGCAGAG GTGCCACTAAATCCAGAGCTAAGAACAGCAATAGGAGTGATCAAAGTCTTGATACTTCCAATTCCACAAGAAGAATAACCAGGTCCAGGCGAAGGTCCTAA
- the LOC125864674 gene encoding AUGMIN subunit 1 isoform X5, with protein sequence MSDIVGGPDPSAITSVTAESSKTTGFDANRISEVKTWLTSQFDAVGKDVPDFEYTPRSIAELHKIATLSQAKTQASAIVANDYRQKAAEYRSQAARIREILESVGLAQESLPSNVVSSAHVLAKVANLLDVRDTELSSFLVAVADLSLRKTAVEEKRAKVQQESKVLLEYTRKAIARLTYLKRTLSQLEDDIAPCEAQMENWKTNLAIMESKERQYLQEYGYYKAVLNRVGYTPEISHGVLVEMAEHKKDLEKKTKPILDTLRSYQDLPPDKALAALAIEDKKRQYAAAEKYLEDVLQSALASSE encoded by the exons atgAGTGATATAGTGGGAGGACCTGATCCTTCTGCAATTACTTCAGTAACAGCAGAATCATCAAAAACTACTGGTTTTGATGCAAATCGAATTTCTGAAGTGAAAACTTGGCTTACTTCACAATTTGACGCTGTGGGTAAAGATGTCCCTGATTTTGAGTACACTCCTCGAAGCATCGCTGAATTACACAAGATTGCCACTCTTTCGCAAGCCAAAACTCAAGCCTCTGCAATTGTTGCCAATGATTACCGCCAAAAAGCAGCTGAGTACAGGTCCCAAG CTGCTAGGATAAGAGAGATACTGGAGAGTGTGGGATTGGCCCAAGAGAGTTTACCATCTAATGTGGTTTCATCTGCACATGTTCTTGCCAAGGTTGCAAATTTGTTGGATGTTAGAGATACTGAATTAAGTAG TTTTCTTGTTGCAGTGGCAGATCTTTCTCTACGGAAAACAGCAGTAGAAGAGAAGAGAGCTAAAGTGCAGCAGGAATCAAAAGTTCTTCTTGAGTACACTCGAAAGGCAATAGCAAGATTGACTTATTTGAAaag AACACTCTCACAGCTTGAAGATGATATTGCTCCATGTGAAGCACAAATGGAGAACTGGAAAACAAACTTAGCAATTATGGAGTCAAAAGAGAGGCAGTATTTGCAGGAGTATGGTTATTATAAG GCTGTACTTAATCGTGTTGGTTACACCCCAGAGATAAGTCACGGAGTATTGGTCGAGATGGCAGAGCATAAGAAAGACTTGGAGAAGAAAACAAAACCAATTCTTGATACTCTGAGAAGCTACCAAGACTTACCTCCT GATAAAGCCTTGGCGGCGTTGGCAATTGAGGACAAGAAAAGACAGTATGCTGCTGCTGAGAAGTATCTTGAAGATGTGTTGCAGTCTGCTCTTGCCTCCTCAGAGTGA